The genome window GTAGTATGCGGTAGCGCCTGGTTTGCGAAGCCCGTAGAGGAACTCGGGCTCGACGACGTCGATCAGTACCGATCCGCCCGCCCGAACGTCGTGATCGTCGACCCACGATGCGAGCAGGTCGACGGCACCGCTCGGGTCGCGAGCGTTCGAGGGCGTCTCGTATACGCCGCGGATCCAGCGATCGTCGCCGGTGAGCGCACGCTCGACCATCGCGAACCGCTCGTCGTCGTCGAGGACGACCCGGACGACATCGTCGACCGGCACGGCGTCGCGTTCGTCCGCGGGAAGTTCGAGTCGAACGCCGGTTGTCGTCTCGGTACACGTCGCTCGGATCGTCTGGACCGACGGGTGGTCACTTGAAACTCGGTCTGCCATTGAACTGAGAGAATCGGGAGTTACTCGTCGGCGTCGTCGCCGTCGCCAAGCAGCTCGTCGACGTCGGCGCTGCCGCGGTCGACGATCGAGGCGTTGATCTGTGCGACCGCATCGGAGATTTCGCGTCCGCGAACCGTGATGCGTCGGCGCTCGCCGTCACGCGACGGCTTGTAGCCGATCTGGCGTCCCGTCATCAGGACCTCTTCGACGTTCGAGCCGTCTACGTCGGGATTGAGCGGTCGGCCGGCATCGTCCGACCCGCCGGTGATCTCGAGCGTGTAGCCGTCGAGTCCGACTGCGCCGCCATCGACTTCCTCGCCGATCGACTTGCCCATAAATCGGTTTGCGTCCTGTCCATCCGCCTCGAGCTGGTAGGTCAACCCGGAGTCGGGGTCGCCAACGACGACAGTGAAACTTGCCATGACCGACGGAAGACGGCCCCCGCTCAAAAGAACATCGTTTCGATACGAACGGTTGCGCTATGGGAACACCGAGAGCCGTCGCCCTCGGTCCCTGTCGATAAACGAGGTGGACGACGAGCAGAGACGCCGGATACCGCCTCAGGTCGAACAGTCAAGTACATCGCTGCTCTACCGTCAGTCGTGTTCGTCGATCGTGAGCGGCTCGAGCGTCGTCTGCGCGAGGAGTTCGGTGGCTCGAGCGGCGAGGCGCGCGTGGTGGTTCGCCAGGCCGTCGATCTCGCAGATTCGAACCGCTATGAGTCACACGTTGGCTCACCGCTGACGACCGACCTGATCATCGAGGAACTCGCCGATGCACCTGACGGGACGCCGGCGGATCGGTGGAACTGGTGGATCGGGTCGCTCGAGCTCGCCTTCGGGGAGTTCGGCCGGTTCACGATCAGACAGTATCGGAAGTGACAGCACTGCGGAACGAAATTACTTTGAGGCGGCTGACTAACTGGTCAACTAGTGACCGATTGGGGCGTCGGCGGTCGGTCGTCGCCGAACGCGGCAACCATCGACGCTCCGTCACGCCTCATCAGATGACCGAACGAACGCCACCGTCCGAGCAGTCGATCGTTGCCGAGCAGCCGTCCGAAGGGGTTGCTCCCGGAGTCCAACGTATCGCTTCAGAATCGATTCCGACGCGTGATCGATCGCCTGCAGTCCTCCTCTGTCGACTCGGCGGGGAGATCGGGGCCAAAGCGACCGATGAGACCTCGCCGCGGCCGGTCGGCCGAACCGTAGAGCCGCTCGCAAACGCCGTCGCCCACTTCGAGGGATACGTCAGGCTCAGGCGTGATCTGCTGTGGACCGATCGATACGACCGACCGGCAGACCGAGACGCCGCCATCCTGGCCGGTGACTATCTCCACGCCGCCGCCTACGCCGAACTCGCCGACGTTCCGACGACCGACCGGCGAGCCGTTGCGCTCTACCGAACGCTGGTCCGGGCCTCGACGACGCTCGCGACCACACTCCGATCGTCCGCGTCGACTCGAGAAACGAGCACCGCGGAGCCCGACGTTCGTCCCGACGCAATTCTCGCCGGAACGGCGGGATCGCTCGGTGCGACCGCCGTCGGCGCGGCCGACGACGTCGGAGCCGCACTCGAGCGGTACGGACGATCGTTGCTCACCGCAGTCGACGCCCATCCGGCTGCGGTTGCCATCGCCTCGTCGGCAGAGACTGCCCACTCATCGGAGGACAACGGGGCCCGGCAAACGGTCGTACAGCTCCTTTCGGATCCGCTTGCGTTCGATTCGTCGACGAGCCGGGACGACCTCCCAGCGCCCGACGACCAGGCCGGGCAAGCGGCGACCGCTACGCTCGAGTCGTCGCTCGAGCGGGCCCGGAACGCCGTCGAGACGCTCGAGGCAGCGACCGGCGAGTCGGCCGCCGGTCGAACCCCGCTCGGCCGCCTCGAGAGGGCAACACGGATTCCGTTCGAGGACGTACTGGAGAGCGATGGCTGAACTCAGTCGTCCCATCTGGCCGGCGTACCTGCTGACGGTGTTCGTCGCGGGCCTCGGCCACTGCTATCTGGGCCAGCTCAAACGGGGAGCGGCCTGGTTTGCCCTCTACATCCTCGCGCTTGCGTTCCTGAGCGCGCGAACGCTGTCGGGCGCGCTCGAGCCGGGCGAGCCGTTTTTCGTCACCGCCCTGCAGTTCGAGGCCGTCAACTACGTCGACGTGGCCGTGCCGCTGGCCGTCCTGGTCGTCTGTCTGCTCGACGTCTATCTCGTCGGGTTGACCAAGCGAACGGACTCGCCAGCGACTGCGGAAGCACACTCGAACGGCTCCTGAGACGGGCTGCTGGACCTGGATACGAAAGCGACTGCTGGACGGGGCTCG of Natrarchaeobaculum sulfurireducens contains these proteins:
- a CDS encoding DUF7112 family protein; translated protein: MADRVSSDHPSVQTIRATCTETTTGVRLELPADERDAVPVDDVVRVVLDDDERFAMVERALTGDDRWIRGVYETPSNARDPSGAVDLLASWVDDHDVRAGGSVLIDVVEPEFLYGLRKPGATAYYDAHEPPSQGLQDIARGLEDESTTE
- a CDS encoding polyprenyl synthetase family protein, with translation MTERTPPSEQSIVAEQPSEGVAPGVQRIASESIPTRDRSPAVLLCRLGGEIGAKATDETSPRPVGRTVEPLANAVAHFEGYVRLRRDLLWTDRYDRPADRDAAILAGDYLHAAAYAELADVPTTDRRAVALYRTLVRASTTLATTLRSSASTRETSTAEPDVRPDAILAGTAGSLGATAVGAADDVGAALERYGRSLLTAVDAHPAAVAIASSAETAHSSEDNGARQTVVQLLSDPLAFDSSTSRDDLPAPDDQAGQAATATLESSLERARNAVETLEAATGESAAGRTPLGRLERATRIPFEDVLESDG
- a CDS encoding 30S ribosomal protein S6e, whose translation is MASFTVVVGDPDSGLTYQLEADGQDANRFMGKSIGEEVDGGAVGLDGYTLEITGGSDDAGRPLNPDVDGSNVEEVLMTGRQIGYKPSRDGERRRITVRGREISDAVAQINASIVDRGSADVDELLGDGDDADE